Below is a window of Diaminobutyricibacter sp. McL0608 DNA.
CGAGATCATCTCCGAAGGCACCCTCGGCGAGCTGCGGCAGTTCGACGCGGATCACCGTCAGAAGGCACCGACGGATCCTCGCCACCGGATGAACGCGCTCGATCTCGGCGGTGGCGCGCTGCTCGATCTGGGCATCTACCCGATCTCGTTCGCCGCCCACCTTTTCGGTACTCCCGAATCCGTGCTGGCGAGCGCTCGGTTCCAGGAGGGCGGCGCTGATTCGCAGGTCGCGACGATCTTCCGTTACGCAGACGGGCAACTGGCCACGTCGATCTCAGCGCTCGACACACTGGGGCCCAACGTGGCGACGATCGTCGGCACAGAGGGACGGATCGACATCGACTCCGTCTGGTACTCGCCGACGACCTTCCGAGTGCTGAACAGCACGGGCGACGTCGTCGAGTCGTACGACCAGCCGGTCGAGGGGCGCGGGATGCAGTTCCAGGCCGACGAAGCGGAGCGACTGATCCGCGCGGGCGAGCTCGCCAGCCCCATCCTGTCGCCCGAGGAGTCCGTTTCGATCATGGCGACGATGGATGAGATCCGCCGCCAGATCGGCCTCGTCTACCCGGGCGAATAGGCGGGATCCCGGGAAAATGCTGGCAATAGCGTACAGATTGGGCGGGTAACATACTCGGATGCGTGAATCGGAGACGACAGAACGAGCGGGCGACACGCCCGCAGCTTCGCCGTTCGCCGGCATCCTGAGCACGGTGCGCAGGCACCCTCTGGCCTGGATCATCGCCGGTTCGGCGGTTGTTCTGGTCGTGCTCGGGTCGGGCGCGGTCGCTCTCGGCGCATCCGTCGGCACCTCCGCATCTGCTTCCACTCTGCCCAGCGCGAGCTCCACGCCGACTCCGACCCCCACGCGCCCTGTCGCGGCCCCGACCCGCCCGCTTCCCGTCGTAGCGCCCGCAGCGACGAAGATCCGCACCTGCTCGGTGAGTGGACTGGCGCAGGACGGCCGCCTGGGCAACCTCGAAGCTCAGGTCGTCAACGCCAAGACCGGCGCAGTACTGTTCGACCGGAACGGTGGCAAGCCGGGTCCGACCGCAAGCGTACTGAAGACGCTGACCTCCGCGGCCGCCCTCAAGGTGCTCGGTCCTGACTATCGGGTCTCGACGACCGTCGTGAAGGGGAGCGCCCCCGGCCAGATCGTGCTCGTCGGCGGCGGGGATGTGACGCTCTCGCGCCTTCCGGACGGCCAGGCATCGTTCTACACGGGCGCACCCAAGATCCAGGATCTGGCGAATCAGGCCAGGCAGGCGATGGGCGGACAGCCGATCACCTCGATCGTGGTGGACACGTCGCTGTTCGGCGGCCCGGTCTGGCAGCCGAGCTGGGATGAGCACGAGGAGCGCGTCGTCGAGGGTTCGACTTCGTACATCACGGCTCTGCAGGTCGATGGCGACCGCAACGACCCTACCGCGATCGAGTCTCCGCGGACCACCGACCCGGTCGGCCGCGCGGTGCAGTACTTCCAGCAGTACCTCGGAACGAATGTCCCGGTCACCCAGGGCACGGCACCGGCCGGCGCCCAGCAGCTCGCAGCCGTGCAGTCGCAGCCGGTCACAGCTCTGATCGACCAGGCGATGTCTGTCTCAGACAACACGATCATGGAGGAGCTCGCCCGGCTGGTCGCGATCAAGACGGGCGCGGGCAACACGTTCGCCGCCGAGAATGCCGGTGTGATCTCGGCCCTGAAAGGGTACGGAATCGACACGACCGGCATCCACATCGCCGACGGCTCGGGCCTGAGCGGCGACAACGCCGTTCCGCCGTCGTATCTCACCCGCCTGTTCGTGAAGGTGCTGAACCGGGAGAACGGACTCGGTGTCGTCTACGACGGTCTGCCGGTGGCGGGTCAGTCCGGCACGCTCGGCCCGGGCTACGCACGCTTCACCGGGGCGAACGCGGCAGCGCGTGGCGCGGTGCACGCGAAGACCGGATGGATCGACCACGGCTACACGCTGTCGGGTATCGTCACCGCAGCGGACGGAACTCCGCTGACCTTCGCCGTGTTCGCACTCGGTCCGGTGAGCGACAACGCCAAGCAGGCGATCGATACGCTGGTCACGGGGTTCTACCACTGCGGGGACAACCTCACGAACAACTAGGGTCGGCGTTCGTCGACCGGACGGAGGCGCTCATGAGCAAGGCCCTGTTCATCATCGACGTGCAGAACGACTTCACAGAGGGCGGGGCTCTCGGGGTCGACGGCGGGTCGGCCGTCGCGGCCGGGATCACGCGTTTCCTCGAATCGCATGCGGGCGACTACCGGACGATCTTCGCCTCCCGTGACTGGCACGACGCCGACAACGACAACGGCGGTCATTTCGCGACCGATCTGGCCCCCGATTTCGTCAACACCTGGCCGGTGCACTGCGTCGCGGGCACCACTGGAGCCGAGTATCACCCGGCCCTGGCGACCGGCAAGGTGACGTTCCACATCCGCAAGGGGCAGGGCGTCCCCGCGTACTCGATCTTTGAGGGCCGCACCGAGGCGGGCTCGACCGTGCACAATCTGCTCGACGAGCATGGGATCACCGACATCGACATCGCAGGGATCGCCACCGACTACTGCGTGCGGGCGTCTGCGAAGGATGCGCTCGAGCACGGTCAGCGGGTTCGGATCCTCACCGATCTCGTGGCCGGCGTGGCGCCGGAGTCCAGCGCTGCGGCGCTGGCCGAGCTCGCGCACCTCGGCGCTCGTCTCGAACCTTCCGAGTGATCGTCCGCTGGTTTATTTGCTAAGTTAGTTGCTAACTTGGCTAGATAACTATGGAGGACGCGTGAATCGGCGCACCGACTGGACCCCGGCACGCTGGCTGAGGATCCTGCTGCCCACCGTCGTGATACTTCTCTGGTTCGCGGCTGCGAGCTTCGGCGGTCCGACCTTCGGCAAGCTCTCGTCCGTCTCGAGCAACGACCAGGCGTCCTTCCTGCCCGCCAGCGCAGAGTCCACCGAAGTCCGCGACTGGCAACAGAAGTTCACCGACTCGAACGCCATCCCCGCGATCGTCGTGATCGAGTCGGATTCCGCGATCCCGCCGAGCGAACTCGCGAGCTACGCCACACTGGGCGAGAAGCTGGGCGCGGTCGATGGGGTTCAGCGGCCGACCGGCTCCGCCACGACGACGGTCGCAGGACCGATCCCATCGAAGGACGGCCGCGCGGTCGAGTTCATCGTGCCGGTCGAGGACACGAACGGCGTGAAGACGGTCGTCGCCGACCTACGGGCGGTCGTCGACAGCAACCTCCCGACGGATGCGCATGGCTGGGTCACGGGGCCGGCGGGCCTCACAGCCGACCTCGTCAATGCGTTCGGAGGGATCGACGGCATCCTCCTGCTCGTCGCGGTCGGGGCGGTCTTCATCATCCTGCTGCTGGTCTACCGATCGTTCGTACTTCCGTTCCTCGTGCTCCTGACATCCCTCTTCGCCCTCACCGCGGCGATCCTCCTCGTCTACGCGTTCGCGAGTTGGGGGTGGATCAAACTGAGCGGGCAGAGCCAGGGCATCCTGTCCATCCTCGTCATCGGCGCCGCCACGGATTACGCGCTGCTCCTCGTCGCCCGGTTCCGCGAGGCGCTCGGAGAAGTGGAGTCGCGCTGGGCCGCGATCGGCCGGGCGTGGCGGGCCGCCTTCGAGCCGATCGTCGCATCCGGTACGACCGTGATCATCGCGCTGCTCTGCCTGTTGTTCTCCGACCTCAACTCGAACAGGAGTCTCGGACCGATCGCCGCGATCGGGATCGTCTTCTCACTGCTGTCCGCGCTCACGCTCCTCCCGATGCTCCTTGTGCTGTTCGGGCGCGCAGCCTTCTGGCCGTTCCGGCCGAAGTTCGTCGGCGAGGAGCACCACGCGCCGGAGCATGCGGATGTCGCCGCCATCCACGGGCTCGAAGGCATCACCGGCCTCTGGCGTCGCGTGGGGGCGCTGATCGCCGGCCGGCCGCGTCTGACCTGGATCGCAGCGCTCATACTCCTCGGAGTGTGCATCGCGTGGCTGCCCCAGCTGCAGGCGAGCGGCGTCTCGCAGACCGACGTGATCCTCAGCCAGTCGGACGCGGTCGACGGCCAGAAGGTGCTCGCGCGGCATTTCGACGCCGGGTCGGGAAGTCCGGTCGTGGTCGTCGCGGATGCCGGCAAGGCGGAGGCGACGCTGGCGGCGGTCGAGCGCACCCCCGGCATCAGTGCGGCATCGCTTTACGTGGGCCCGATCGACCCGACCGCACCGGCCGCAGGGCCGGCCCCGGAGCCCATCGTCAGGGACGGGCGCGTGCTGATCAACGCGACCCTCGCCTCACAGGCGGATTCGGATGCGGCCGAACAGGTCGTGCGCGACCTGCGTGACACGCTCCCAGCCACCGACCCGAACGTCCTCGTGGGCGGCGTCACCGCGATCGCACTGGACACGAACGTGACGGCGCAGAGCGATCTGGTCAAGATCATCCCGATCGTGCTGGCCGTGATCCTGGTGATCCTGATGCTCCTGCTCCGTTCGATCCTCGCGCCGGTCCTACTGATCGCGAGCGTCGTCGTCTCCTATGCGGCGGCGCTCGGGGTGTCCGCCTTCGTCTTCAACGACGTCCTCCGGTTTCCGGGGGCGGATGCCGCGGTGCCGCTGTTCGGGTTCGTCTTCCTGGTCGCACTGGGCGTGGACTACAACATCTTCCTGATGACGCGCGTGCGCGAGGAGTCCCTGCGGATCGGCACGAGGCCGGGCATCCTCCGCGGTCTCGGAGTGACCGGGAGTGTGATCACCTCGGCCGGCGTCGTGCTGGCTGCGACATTCGCGGCGCTCGCCGTCATCCCGATCCTGTTCCTCGTGCAGATCGCGTTCATCGTCGCGTTCGGCGTTCTCCTGGACACCGTCATCGTGCGCTCGCTGCTGGTTCCCGCCCTGTCGTACGACATCGGTACGCCGATCTGGTGGCCGTCACGGCTGTGGCGCGAACATCGTCGAACAAAGCCGCGCATCCTGCACAGCGAAAGCGCCTCCACTCGCGCCTGAATGTACAGGGTGACCAGCATCCATTGTGCTTCTTGCCCACTCAGGTCCCGCGTGTCACAGTGGCCTCACGGGACGCGGGATGCCGCGCCGACAGCCCGTGGCGCCCCCTGAGACGAAACGAGACACGATGGCGATGACCACCCCCGAGCGGATGAACCACCCTGACGACGTGGACGGCGAGAACGTGGACGCCGACCTCCTGAGCAGTCTCTACGAGACCATGGTCGCCGTTCGCCACCTCGACCTCGACGCCGTCGCCATGCAGCGCCAGGGCATCATTCCTGGCTACGCACCGATGCGGGGCCAGGAGGCTGCTCAGGTCGGCAGCGCCGCCGCCCTCGAACGCACTGTGGACTTCGCCTTTCCGACCTATCGCGAACTCGGCGTCGCCATCGCGCTCGGCGTCGACCCCGTCTCCTACCTCGCGTCGCACCAGGGCGCGTGGCACGGCGGGCTCTGGAACCCGGCCGAGACCCACCTCGCGCCGCTCAACGCCGTCGTCGGGGGAGCGGTGACCCACGCGGTCGGCTGGGCGATGGGCGCACGACTCGACCACAGCGACGGCGTCGCAATCGCCTATTTCGGCGACGGTGCCAGCTCACAGGGCGACGTCCACGAAGCGATGAACTTCGCCGGCATCTACGAGCTCCCCGTCGTGTTCTTCTGCCAGAACAATGGATGGGCGATCTCAGTTCCCACGGAATCCCAGGTCGCGGGTGGTTCTGTCGCGGCCCGTGCCGAAGGGTACGGACTGGTCGGAAACCGCGTCGACGGGAACGATGTCATCGCTGTTCATCGTGCGACCGAGGCCGCGATCCTCCGCGCCCGGTCGGGCGGCGGTGCGACGGTCATCGAAGCGATGACCTACCGCGCGGGGCCGCACTCGACGTCGGACGACCCGGGCCGCTACCGCACCCTCGCCGAAGAGCAGGACTGGCTGACCCGCGACCCGCTCACCGTCGCCGAGGCCAGGCTGCGCGCACTCGGCTACGTCGACGCATACTTCGAGGGCGTGGAGGTCCAGGCGCGCGAACGCGCCGCAGAGGTGCGCGATGGTGTGGCCGCGCTCGGCGGACGACCCGGCGAGGAGATGTTCGATTTCGTGTTCGCCGAGCCCACCGCATCCCTTCTCGAACAGAGGCGCGCGTGGCAGGAGGCGTCGCGTGGCTGAGACGACGACGATGCAGCGCGCGCTCAACCGTGCGCTCGACGATGCCCTCGCGGCGGACGACCGCACGCTCGTGTTCGGCCAGGACGTCGGCCCGCTCGGCGGTGTCTTCCGCGTCACCGACGGGCTGAACGCGAAATACGGCGATGAGCGCGTGTTCGACACCCCGCTCGCCGAGTCGGGGATCATGGGGATGGCCGTGGGCCTGGCGATGGCGGGCTGGCGCCCGGTGCCGGAGATCCAGTTCGATGGGTTCTCGTACCCGGCGATCGACCAGCTCGTCAACCAGGTCGGGCGCATGCACTACCGCAGTCGCGGAACGCTTCCGATGCCGATCACGCTCCGCCTGCCGAGTTTCGGCGGCATCCGCGCCCCGGAGCACCACGGCGAGAGCCTCGAGGCGTTGTTCGCGCATGTGCCCGGCCTCAAAGTGGTGTCGCCGTCGAATCCGGCCGAGGCGTATGCGCTGCTCCGGCAGGCCATCGATGACCCGGACCCGGTCGTCTTCATGGAGCCGAAGTCGCGGTACTGGCACAAGGCCGGCTTCGACGAGGCGATGGCTGCCGAGCGGCTCCCGGTCGGCACGTCGCGGATCGTGCGGCCGGGAAGGCACGTGACCCTGATCGCCTGGGGCGCCATGGTGGCGCGCTGCCTGCAGGCGGCCGAGCTCGGCGCTGAGGACGGCGTCGAGATCGAGGTCGTCGACCTGCGCTGGCTCAAACCGATCGACGCGGCCGGTGTCGCCGAATCGGTCTCCCGCACGCGCCGCGCCGTGGTCGTGCACGAGGCGCCGCTCACCGCCGGCCTCGGCGCCGAGGTCAGCGCCCTCCTCATGGAGCACTGCTTCTCCGACCTCCGAGCGCCTGTCGGCCGGGTCACGGGGTATGACGTGCCGTACCCGTCTCCGGTGCTCGAAGACGAATACCTGCCCAGCATCGACCGCATCCTCGAAGCGGTCCAGCGAACCCTGGAGTACCGCCGTGGCTGAGATAACGTTCGCCCTTCCCGACCTCGGGGAGGGTCTGCAGGAGGCGACCATCCTCGAATGGCTGGTCGCCGAGGGCGACTACGTGGAGCGGAACGCGCCCCTCGTCGAAGTCGAGACGACGAAATCGGCCGTCGAGTTGCCGTCTCCTCAATCAGGAACGGTCGCACGGTTCCATGCCGCTGAGGGCGACGCCCTCGACGTCGGTGAGCCCCTGATCACGTTCGAGATCGCCGACGACGCCGTGGGGATCGTCGGAACCGTCCCGGATGAGGTTGCGCCCACGCGGCGCGTGCGACTCCAGCTTCCGGAGGATTGATGGACGCGGCCCAGCCATCGTTCGCCCACCCGTCGTTCGCAGCGACGGGCGACGGGCAGCGGATCGCCTACGAGCGCACCGAGGGCGGGCACCCGGTGCTGCTCGTCCACGGTTTCGCAACCACCGGAGCGCTCACCTGGGAGGCGACCGGCTGGGTTCGCGCGCTCGCTGAGGACGGGCGGGGTGCGATCGTCGTCGACCTGCGCGGCCACGGACAGAGCTCGGGCCCACACGATGGCGGCGCCTACTCGCCGACGATCCTCGCGGGCGATCTTCTCGCCGTCCTCGACACAGAGGGCCTCGAACAGGTGGACGTGATCGGCTACTCGATGGGCAGCTATGCCGCGCTCGCGCTCGCCCAGACGGCTCCCCAGCGCGTGCGGCGACTGGTCGTCGGCGGTATCGGCACCGAGGAGCAGTTCGCCCGCTGGGGCGTGGATGTGGTGCGTTCGGCGCTGCTGCAACCGGGCGACACCTGGGCCGACGTCGCGGATTCGCCGATCGGCCCGCTGCTGGCGTCGCTGCGCCAGGCGCCCGGACTGGACCGCGAAGCGCTCGCGGCCTGCGTGACGGGGATGGCAGCACATCCACTCGACCTGTCGTCCCCCGTTCCCACTCTGCTCGTCGTCGGCGAAGCAGACCCGGTGACGCAGGGGCGCGACGAAGCTGCACAGAAGCTCGGCGCCGAACTCGTGGTCATACCGAAGCGCAACCACGTCACCACGCTCAGTGCCCGGGCATTCAAGCAGGCCGCACTGCCGTTTCTGGAGCGAGCGAGCACGTCGTAGGGTCTTTCTCGCATCCGCTCTACACTGTGCATGACGGCACGGCGGAATGACGGCACGGCGGATGGGAGGAGGCGACGATGGTCGATGCACTCGATTCGGCGTTGATCGCGCTGCTCACCGAAGAACCCCGCATCGGCGTGTTCGAGGCGTCGCGTCGCCTGGGCGTCGCTCGCGGAACCGTCCAGGCGCGACTCGACCGGCTCCAGCGCGAGGGCGTCATCCGGGATTTCGCCCCGACGATCGACACTGAAGCGCTGGGCTACCCGGTGACGGCGTTCATCACCGCTGAGATCACCCAGGGCAGCGGAGACCGCTCGGTGATCGAACACCTCGACGGCATCCCCGAAGTGCTGGAAGTGCACACGATCACGGGTCAGGGCGACCTGATGGTCCGCGTCGTCGCGCGTTCGAACGCCGACCTGCAGCGCGTGATCGACGGAATCGTGAGCGACCCGGGGATCATGCGGACGTCGACGGTCATCGTGCTGGAGACGAAGATCGCGCACCGTGCGGTACCGCTCGTGCGCGCATCCCTCGACTGACGGCATCGCCGCCGCACGTGTTCTGTCCAGCCGCACTCGGTCTACGTAGTGCGGCGGGACGTAGCGCGTGCGACGAGCGGACGCCGGCGTCGCGATGCCCCTCGATAACGGGAATTGTGACAGCGATGCGGGCTCCGATAGCCTGTCCGTCGGCTGCAGCAGCGGTGCGCGACAGGGGGAGTGCGGTTTGGAATCGGAACGTCCGGCGGTGGCGCTGACCCGCGGGCGGCGCGCCGTCGTCATCCTCATCACTGTCATCGTGGCCGTCGTCGGTCTCGCGGGTGGAGCGGTCGCCTGGCACGTGGCCACAGCATCCCTGTACTCGGCCGCCTACAACACCGAGACGAGCTCGGCGAGACGTCTCGTCACCGCCCTCGACGACCGCACGTCGGCCGTGGCCCAGGGCAAGTCGACGGTCGTCGGGGCACAGACCTTCCTCGGGCGGGCGCGCCCGGCTTATGTCCCCGTTGCAGCGTTCACGGCACTCAAGCAGAAATCGGATGCGCTTCACACGACGGTCGCGGCCGTGCGACCCGTCAAGGCCCCGGCCGATCGGTCCTTCGTGCCGAACGTGGCGACCGTCGCGCTGCCCTGGGACACTCTCATCACCACATATCAGCTGGTCGACCGCCAGAAGGCGAACGTTGCTGCTGTCCACGCCGCGACTCACGACACGGCTGTCGTGAATGCAGCGCTGGACGACGTGCTCACGGCCAACACGGCGGTCTGGGGAGACATCCGCGCGACCGCGAACACGACTCTCGCCGGCGACACCCTGGCCACCTACCAGTCGCAGATCGGTCTCAAGCACGCGCTTGCGGCCGTCG
It encodes the following:
- a CDS encoding Gfo/Idh/MocA family protein — its product is MSAGAESPIRWGILATGWIASEFTKDLVLTGHEVQAVGSRNLESAQAFADRFGIPTAHGSYEELAADPDVDIVYVSTPHAFHAENAILMLNAGKHVLVEKPFTLNAAQAREIVDLAASKGLLVLEAMWTRFLPHVVRIREIISEGTLGELRQFDADHRQKAPTDPRHRMNALDLGGGALLDLGIYPISFAAHLFGTPESVLASARFQEGGADSQVATIFRYADGQLATSISALDTLGPNVATIVGTEGRIDIDSVWYSPTTFRVLNSTGDVVESYDQPVEGRGMQFQADEAERLIRAGELASPILSPEESVSIMATMDEIRRQIGLVYPGE
- a CDS encoding D-alanyl-D-alanine carboxypeptidase/D-alanyl-D-alanine-endopeptidase, with the translated sequence MRESETTERAGDTPAASPFAGILSTVRRHPLAWIIAGSAVVLVVLGSGAVALGASVGTSASASTLPSASSTPTPTPTRPVAAPTRPLPVVAPAATKIRTCSVSGLAQDGRLGNLEAQVVNAKTGAVLFDRNGGKPGPTASVLKTLTSAAALKVLGPDYRVSTTVVKGSAPGQIVLVGGGDVTLSRLPDGQASFYTGAPKIQDLANQARQAMGGQPITSIVVDTSLFGGPVWQPSWDEHEERVVEGSTSYITALQVDGDRNDPTAIESPRTTDPVGRAVQYFQQYLGTNVPVTQGTAPAGAQQLAAVQSQPVTALIDQAMSVSDNTIMEELARLVAIKTGAGNTFAAENAGVISALKGYGIDTTGIHIADGSGLSGDNAVPPSYLTRLFVKVLNRENGLGVVYDGLPVAGQSGTLGPGYARFTGANAAARGAVHAKTGWIDHGYTLSGIVTAADGTPLTFAVFALGPVSDNAKQAIDTLVTGFYHCGDNLTNN
- a CDS encoding isochorismatase family protein, coding for MSKALFIIDVQNDFTEGGALGVDGGSAVAAGITRFLESHAGDYRTIFASRDWHDADNDNGGHFATDLAPDFVNTWPVHCVAGTTGAEYHPALATGKVTFHIRKGQGVPAYSIFEGRTEAGSTVHNLLDEHGITDIDIAGIATDYCVRASAKDALEHGQRVRILTDLVAGVAPESSAAALAELAHLGARLEPSE
- a CDS encoding MMPL family transporter, which translates into the protein MNRRTDWTPARWLRILLPTVVILLWFAAASFGGPTFGKLSSVSSNDQASFLPASAESTEVRDWQQKFTDSNAIPAIVVIESDSAIPPSELASYATLGEKLGAVDGVQRPTGSATTTVAGPIPSKDGRAVEFIVPVEDTNGVKTVVADLRAVVDSNLPTDAHGWVTGPAGLTADLVNAFGGIDGILLLVAVGAVFIILLLVYRSFVLPFLVLLTSLFALTAAILLVYAFASWGWIKLSGQSQGILSILVIGAATDYALLLVARFREALGEVESRWAAIGRAWRAAFEPIVASGTTVIIALLCLLFSDLNSNRSLGPIAAIGIVFSLLSALTLLPMLLVLFGRAAFWPFRPKFVGEEHHAPEHADVAAIHGLEGITGLWRRVGALIAGRPRLTWIAALILLGVCIAWLPQLQASGVSQTDVILSQSDAVDGQKVLARHFDAGSGSPVVVVADAGKAEATLAAVERTPGISAASLYVGPIDPTAPAAGPAPEPIVRDGRVLINATLASQADSDAAEQVVRDLRDTLPATDPNVLVGGVTAIALDTNVTAQSDLVKIIPIVLAVILVILMLLLRSILAPVLLIASVVVSYAAALGVSAFVFNDVLRFPGADAAVPLFGFVFLVALGVDYNIFLMTRVREESLRIGTRPGILRGLGVTGSVITSAGVVLAATFAALAVIPILFLVQIAFIVAFGVLLDTVIVRSLLVPALSYDIGTPIWWPSRLWREHRRTKPRILHSESASTRA
- a CDS encoding thiamine pyrophosphate-dependent enzyme, with amino-acid sequence MAMTTPERMNHPDDVDGENVDADLLSSLYETMVAVRHLDLDAVAMQRQGIIPGYAPMRGQEAAQVGSAAALERTVDFAFPTYRELGVAIALGVDPVSYLASHQGAWHGGLWNPAETHLAPLNAVVGGAVTHAVGWAMGARLDHSDGVAIAYFGDGASSQGDVHEAMNFAGIYELPVVFFCQNNGWAISVPTESQVAGGSVAARAEGYGLVGNRVDGNDVIAVHRATEAAILRARSGGGATVIEAMTYRAGPHSTSDDPGRYRTLAEEQDWLTRDPLTVAEARLRALGYVDAYFEGVEVQARERAAEVRDGVAALGGRPGEEMFDFVFAEPTASLLEQRRAWQEASRG
- a CDS encoding alpha-ketoacid dehydrogenase subunit beta — encoded protein: MQRALNRALDDALAADDRTLVFGQDVGPLGGVFRVTDGLNAKYGDERVFDTPLAESGIMGMAVGLAMAGWRPVPEIQFDGFSYPAIDQLVNQVGRMHYRSRGTLPMPITLRLPSFGGIRAPEHHGESLEALFAHVPGLKVVSPSNPAEAYALLRQAIDDPDPVVFMEPKSRYWHKAGFDEAMAAERLPVGTSRIVRPGRHVTLIAWGAMVARCLQAAELGAEDGVEIEVVDLRWLKPIDAAGVAESVSRTRRAVVVHEAPLTAGLGAEVSALLMEHCFSDLRAPVGRVTGYDVPYPSPVLEDEYLPSIDRILEAVQRTLEYRRG
- a CDS encoding biotin/lipoyl-containing protein; its protein translation is MAEITFALPDLGEGLQEATILEWLVAEGDYVERNAPLVEVETTKSAVELPSPQSGTVARFHAAEGDALDVGEPLITFEIADDAVGIVGTVPDEVAPTRRVRLQLPED
- a CDS encoding alpha/beta fold hydrolase, with the protein product MDAAQPSFAHPSFAATGDGQRIAYERTEGGHPVLLVHGFATTGALTWEATGWVRALAEDGRGAIVVDLRGHGQSSGPHDGGAYSPTILAGDLLAVLDTEGLEQVDVIGYSMGSYAALALAQTAPQRVRRLVVGGIGTEEQFARWGVDVVRSALLQPGDTWADVADSPIGPLLASLRQAPGLDREALAACVTGMAAHPLDLSSPVPTLLVVGEADPVTQGRDEAAQKLGAELVVIPKRNHVTTLSARAFKQAALPFLERASTS
- a CDS encoding Lrp/AsnC family transcriptional regulator; its protein translation is MVDALDSALIALLTEEPRIGVFEASRRLGVARGTVQARLDRLQREGVIRDFAPTIDTEALGYPVTAFITAEITQGSGDRSVIEHLDGIPEVLEVHTITGQGDLMVRVVARSNADLQRVIDGIVSDPGIMRTSTVIVLETKIAHRAVPLVRASLD